From Halococcus hamelinensis 100A6, one genomic window encodes:
- a CDS encoding DUF7559 family protein has product MPATLEVVCADDDCEMDMFELHYTYDMPDDVGVEDFQCPYCGGTDCLEAIEL; this is encoded by the coding sequence ATGCCTGCAACCCTGGAAGTCGTCTGTGCCGACGACGATTGCGAGATGGACATGTTCGAGCTGCACTACACCTACGACATGCCCGACGACGTGGGCGTCGAGGACTTCCAGTGTCCGTACTGCGGGGGGACCGACTGCCTCGAAGCCATCGAGCTATGA
- a CDS encoding HTH domain-containing protein, producing MSSIELTESQKTILQELVDLYRDTEDAVKGETIAEQIDRNPGTIRNQMQSLKALQLVEGVPGPKGGYKPTANAYNALDIEEMDEAESVPLGHNGNPIEEQVIQEINLMSVHHPEKCRAEIRLQGSVRDFHEGDSITVGPTPKSNLAITGTIDGVVNADNKLIINTETMEAPVDQ from the coding sequence ATGTCATCGATCGAACTCACCGAGAGCCAGAAGACGATCCTCCAGGAGCTCGTCGACCTCTATCGGGACACCGAGGACGCGGTCAAGGGCGAGACGATCGCAGAGCAGATAGACCGAAACCCGGGCACGATACGCAACCAGATGCAGAGCCTGAAAGCCCTCCAGCTGGTCGAGGGGGTTCCGGGGCCGAAGGGTGGCTACAAGCCGACGGCGAACGCGTACAACGCGCTCGACATCGAGGAGATGGACGAGGCCGAATCCGTCCCGCTCGGCCACAACGGCAACCCGATCGAGGAGCAGGTCATCCAGGAGATCAACCTGATGAGCGTCCACCACCCCGAGAAGTGCCGGGCCGAGATCCGTCTGCAGGGCTCGGTGCGCGACTTCCACGAGGGCGATTCGATCACCGTCGGCCCGACGCCGAAATCGAACCTCGCCATCACGGGAACGATAGACGGCGTCGTGAACGCGGACAACAAACTGATCATCAATACGGAAACCATGGAAGCCCCCGTCGACCAGTAG
- a CDS encoding S1C family serine protease, with translation MSEGPSRREYLGGVGAVLAAGLAGCSNALGDTEGTATGNETTANATPTTNTTTNATRSADGTPSPYTRVYRNTIQSVVLIDATTPAGPATGSGFVYRNGYVVTNEHVVSEASSVRVRFAEGGWRSASVVGTDVSSDLAVLEVTNKPGYATALPLVEEQPPIGTEVVAIGNPYGRFDGSASTGIVSGVNRSIPAQNGYTIPDAVQTDAAVNPGNSGGPLMDLDSRVVGVINSGGGENIAFAISAALVERVVPXGVINSGGGENIAFAISAALVERVVPALIEDGTYAHAYLGVASATMTPSLAEANGLDRTRGVYVDAVSRDGPAAGVLRGTQDRRRVEGGAVPTGGDVIVGVGGTGIDTRQELSSYLALNASPGETVPVTVRRNGNRRTLDVTLGERPEREGAGVAAGEPTTPGGTPTG, from the coding sequence ATGAGCGAAGGCCCCAGCCGACGGGAGTACCTCGGCGGGGTGGGGGCGGTCCTCGCGGCCGGTCTCGCGGGCTGTTCGAACGCGCTCGGCGATACCGAGGGCACCGCCACCGGCAACGAAACGACGGCGAACGCGACTCCCACGACGAACACGACGACGAACGCCACGCGGTCCGCGGACGGGACGCCCAGCCCCTACACGCGTGTCTATCGGAACACGATCCAGTCGGTGGTGCTGATCGACGCGACCACCCCGGCGGGGCCCGCCACGGGGTCGGGGTTCGTCTACCGGAACGGCTACGTGGTGACGAACGAGCACGTCGTGAGCGAGGCCTCGTCGGTCCGGGTGCGGTTCGCGGAGGGGGGCTGGCGCTCGGCGTCGGTCGTCGGGACCGACGTTTCGAGCGACCTCGCGGTGCTCGAGGTCACGAACAAGCCGGGGTACGCGACCGCGCTCCCGCTCGTCGAGGAGCAACCCCCGATCGGCACCGAGGTGGTGGCGATCGGCAACCCGTACGGGCGCTTCGACGGCTCGGCGTCGACCGGGATCGTGAGCGGCGTCAACCGGTCGATCCCCGCCCAGAACGGCTACACCATCCCGGACGCGGTCCAGACCGACGCGGCGGTGAACCCGGGGAACTCGGGCGGCCCGCTGATGGACCTCGACTCGCGGGTGGTCGGCGTGATCAACTCCGGCGGCGGCGAGAACATCGCCTTCGCGATCTCGGCGGCGCTCGTCGAGCGGGTCGTCCCCNTCGGCGTGATCAACTCCGGCGGCGGCGAGAACATCGCCTTCGCGATCTCGGCGGCGCTCGTCGAGCGGGTCGTCCCCGCGCTCATCGAGGACGGGACGTACGCCCACGCGTATCTCGGCGTCGCCTCCGCGACGATGACGCCGTCGCTGGCCGAGGCCAACGGTCTCGACCGCACCCGCGGCGTCTACGTCGACGCGGTCTCGCGCGACGGACCGGCCGCCGGCGTTCTCCGGGGAACCCAGGACCGACGACGAGTCGAGGGCGGCGCGGTCCCGACGGGCGGTGACGTGATCGTCGGCGTCGGTGGCACCGGGATCGACACCCGCCAAGAACTCTCCTCGTATCTCGCGCTCAACGCCTCGCCCGGCGAGACGGTGCCCGTCACCGTCCGCCGAAACGGGAACCGACGGACCCTCGATGTCACCCTCGGAGAACGGCCCGAACGCGAAGGGGCCGGCGTCGCCGCGGGCGAACCGACCACACCCGGCGGGACACCCACTGGCTGA
- a CDS encoding DUF7521 family protein, with product MTLATTVTTALVRLRQPTEFWTTLSASVLVLLVGGVLAAISYLAYRRERDRSFQLAALGFGLVATGNVVIVVYQVGIKGSFLLGGLELLRIQTLSGVLVVLGLLSLLYSLYRY from the coding sequence ATGACACTGGCCACGACCGTCACGACCGCTCTCGTTCGACTGCGCCAACCGACGGAGTTCTGGACGACCCTCTCGGCCAGCGTCCTCGTCCTCCTCGTCGGCGGTGTGCTCGCGGCGATCAGCTATCTGGCCTATCGACGCGAACGCGACCGCTCGTTCCAGCTCGCGGCGCTCGGCTTCGGGCTCGTGGCCACCGGCAACGTCGTCATCGTGGTCTACCAGGTCGGGATCAAGGGCTCGTTCCTCCTCGGCGGCCTCGAACTCCTCAGGATACAGACCCTCAGCGGCGTGCTCGTCGTCCTCGGGCTCCTGTCGTTGCTCTACTCGTTGTACCGGTACTGA
- a CDS encoding flippase, translating to MLIGGILGSSSKLVERIVISRVLDPGVYGEVALGLSVLALSTTLTVLGLNQGIARYMSRFDDEQDVRGLWVTGLVLAVGVSLVFTGVLLLNGRTIVGLIYDTPDSQALLNLFILAIPFNVGFYMAVGAIRGFENTIYRTYSQDLFYNGFRFFLIVALLVAGVGVMAVGYAYLAAAMATVVVAHFFLNRLLPLRGGVNLYPRQLLTFSIPLVLASMVSKILGEVDTLMLGYFETTTVVGLYDPAYQLASGLPVILSSFGFLYLPLTSRLDSEESYDEINEIYKVTTKWLFIAGFPLYLLFVSFPYDTVSLVFSTEYAGGSDALWLLATGFFISAAVGRAQDTLAAIGYTRIILAVNTVAAVLNIVLNAVLIPAFGLMGAATATAVSFVALNVIAFVVLWYTHGITPFSKWTVRTYVLLPGILVPTMVFVSQYLTLTIVVFPVVVVACVVSTVVVAALTGCLQAEDTIPLELVEDKLPITIPFVRRYIPEGDSELTAQLDDSE from the coding sequence ATGCTCATCGGCGGGATACTGGGTTCTTCCTCGAAGCTCGTCGAGCGCATCGTCATCTCGCGGGTTCTCGACCCGGGGGTCTACGGGGAGGTCGCGCTGGGCCTCTCCGTGCTCGCGTTGAGTACCACGCTCACCGTTCTCGGCCTGAACCAGGGCATCGCCCGGTACATGTCCCGCTTCGACGACGAACAGGACGTGCGCGGGCTCTGGGTGACCGGGCTGGTGCTGGCGGTCGGGGTCTCGCTCGTCTTCACCGGCGTCCTCCTCCTCAACGGACGGACGATCGTCGGCCTCATCTACGACACGCCGGACTCACAGGCGCTCCTCAACCTGTTCATCCTCGCGATCCCCTTCAACGTCGGTTTCTACATGGCGGTCGGGGCGATCAGGGGCTTCGAGAACACGATCTATCGGACCTACAGCCAGGACCTCTTCTACAACGGCTTTCGCTTCTTCCTCATCGTCGCGCTGCTGGTCGCCGGCGTCGGCGTGATGGCCGTCGGCTACGCGTACCTGGCCGCCGCGATGGCGACGGTCGTCGTCGCCCACTTCTTCCTGAATCGGCTCCTCCCGCTCCGGGGCGGGGTCAATCTCTACCCCCGCCAGCTCCTCACCTTCTCGATCCCGCTGGTCCTCGCCTCGATGGTCTCGAAGATCCTCGGCGAGGTCGACACACTCATGCTCGGGTACTTCGAGACCACGACCGTCGTGGGGCTCTACGACCCCGCCTACCAGCTCGCCTCCGGTCTCCCGGTGATCCTGAGTTCGTTCGGCTTCCTGTACCTCCCGCTCACCTCCCGGCTCGACTCCGAGGAGAGCTACGACGAGATAAACGAGATCTACAAGGTCACGACGAAGTGGCTCTTCATCGCCGGTTTCCCCCTCTACCTGCTGTTCGTCTCGTTCCCGTACGACACCGTCTCGCTGGTCTTCAGCACGGAGTACGCGGGCGGTAGCGACGCCCTCTGGCTCCTGGCGACGGGGTTCTTCATCAGCGCGGCTGTCGGTCGGGCCCAGGACACCCTCGCGGCGATCGGCTACACCCGGATCATCCTCGCGGTCAACACCGTCGCCGCCGTCCTCAACATCGTGCTCAACGCCGTCCTGATACCCGCGTTCGGGCTGATGGGTGCCGCGACGGCGACAGCCGTCTCGTTCGTCGCCCTCAACGTCATCGCGTTCGTCGTGCTCTGGTACACCCACGGCATCACGCCGTTCTCGAAGTGGACGGTCCGGACCTACGTGCTCCTCCCGGGCATACTGGTCCCGACGATGGTGTTCGTCTCGCAGTACCTCACGCTGACCATCGTCGTCTTCCCGGTGGTGGTCGTCGCGTGCGTCGTCTCGACGGTCGTGGTCGCGGCGCTCACGGGCTGTCTCCAGGCCGAGGACACCATCCCGCTCGAACTGGTCGAGGACAAGCTCCCGATAACGATCCCGTTCGTCCGACGATACATCCCCGAGGGGGACTCGGAGCTCACCGCCCAGTTGGACGACTCGGAGTGA
- a CDS encoding winged helix-turn-helix domain-containing protein gives MSEERDPDVVFEALCSNHAREILVAAEDEPRSARSLAERCGTSLPTVYRRVNALVEQDLLEEVVRVADDGNHYTLYVSNLETIRLDVERTGFSATVRLKRDIVDRFGAFWRDLGDRPEEVGRTR, from the coding sequence GTGAGCGAAGAGCGCGACCCCGACGTCGTCTTCGAGGCCCTCTGTAGCAACCACGCTCGCGAGATCCTCGTGGCCGCCGAGGACGAACCCCGGTCCGCTCGGAGCCTCGCCGAACGGTGTGGAACCTCGTTGCCGACGGTCTATCGCCGGGTCAACGCGCTCGTCGAACAGGACCTCCTCGAAGAGGTCGTCCGGGTCGCCGACGACGGCAACCACTACACGCTCTACGTCTCGAACCTCGAAACGATCCGGCTCGACGTCGAACGAACCGGCTTCAGCGCGACCGTCCGGCTCAAACGCGACATCGTCGACCGGTTCGGCGCGTTCTGGCGCGACCTCGGCGACCGTCCCGAGGAGGTCGGCCGAACGCGATGA
- a CDS encoding aldehyde dehydrogenase family protein — MSSETRSIDDSRDAIRERHADAREELVPDDPARHYIGGEWVESASGETFETRDPTTGEVLAEAQAGTGEDIDRAVEAAWAAYDSEWSGADPTKRQRVLTGIADRIEEHRSDLATLETLDNGKPIREARADVALVADQFRYFAGAVRTHGGETVPTDDRKTIQTIREPYGVVGAVVPWNFPLLIAAWKLAPALAAGNCVVLKPAEETPLSVLELVRLVDDVLPDGVVNVVTGYGAEAGAPLTEHPEVRKVSFTGSTAVGREVMKAAAENITDVTLELGGKSPVVVFPDADIEQAVRVMMLAMFYNTGECCTAGTRLFVHEEVYEEFMDAFVESAQGLQMGDPLSKDTRLGPKVSEEQVERTLSYVEQAREDGARVVTGGGQPEDEALADGCFVVPTVIDEIDHDSDPVQEEIFGPVEEVFAWSDYDEMIERANDVEYGLAAGVITQDLSKANRTARDIEAGNIWVNQYNDFPAGQPFGGYKHSGIGREQAKETLDHYSQTKTINMRL; from the coding sequence ATGTCATCCGAAACCCGGTCCATCGACGACAGCCGCGACGCGATTCGGGAGCGCCACGCAGACGCCCGCGAGGAGCTCGTCCCCGACGACCCCGCCCGCCACTACATCGGCGGCGAGTGGGTCGAGAGCGCCTCGGGCGAGACGTTCGAGACCCGCGACCCGACGACGGGTGAAGTGCTCGCGGAAGCCCAGGCCGGCACCGGCGAGGACATCGACCGCGCGGTCGAGGCGGCCTGGGCGGCCTACGACTCGGAGTGGTCGGGGGCCGACCCCACGAAACGCCAGCGCGTGCTGACCGGGATCGCCGACCGAATCGAGGAACACCGAAGCGACCTCGCGACGCTCGAAACCCTCGACAACGGTAAGCCGATCCGGGAGGCGCGGGCCGACGTCGCGCTGGTGGCCGACCAGTTTCGCTACTTCGCGGGCGCGGTCCGCACCCACGGCGGCGAGACGGTCCCCACCGACGACCGGAAGACCATCCAGACGATCCGCGAGCCCTACGGTGTCGTCGGCGCGGTCGTGCCGTGGAACTTCCCGCTCCTGATCGCAGCCTGGAAGCTCGCGCCGGCGCTCGCGGCCGGGAACTGTGTCGTGCTCAAACCCGCCGAGGAGACGCCGCTCTCGGTTCTCGAACTCGTGCGGCTCGTCGACGACGTCCTCCCCGACGGCGTGGTCAACGTCGTGACGGGCTACGGCGCGGAGGCCGGCGCGCCGCTCACCGAGCACCCCGAGGTCCGAAAGGTCTCCTTCACCGGATCGACGGCGGTCGGCCGTGAGGTCATGAAGGCCGCCGCCGAGAACATCACCGACGTCACCCTCGAACTCGGGGGGAAGAGCCCGGTCGTCGTGTTCCCCGACGCCGACATCGAGCAGGCGGTACGGGTGATGATGCTCGCGATGTTCTACAACACCGGCGAGTGTTGTACCGCCGGCACCCGTCTGTTCGTCCACGAGGAGGTCTACGAGGAGTTCATGGACGCGTTCGTCGAGAGCGCACAGGGACTTCAGATGGGCGACCCGCTCTCGAAGGACACTCGTCTGGGGCCGAAGGTCTCGGAAGAACAGGTCGAGCGCACGCTGTCGTACGTCGAGCAGGCCCGCGAGGACGGCGCGCGGGTCGTCACCGGCGGCGGCCAGCCCGAGGACGAGGCGCTCGCGGACGGCTGTTTCGTGGTGCCCACCGTGATCGACGAGATCGACCACGACTCCGACCCCGTCCAAGAGGAGATCTTCGGCCCGGTCGAGGAGGTCTTCGCGTGGTCGGACTACGACGAGATGATCGAGCGAGCGAACGACGTCGAGTACGGCCTCGCGGCGGGGGTCATCACCCAGGACCTCTCGAAGGCGAACCGAACGGCCCGCGACATCGAGGCGGGCAACATCTGGGTCAACCAGTACAACGACTTCCCGGCGGGTCAGCCCTTCGGCGGCTACAAACACTCCGGCATCGGCCGCGAGCAGGCGAAGGAGACCCTCGATCACTACTCCCAGACGAAGACGATCAACATGCGCCTCTAA
- a CDS encoding Hsp20/alpha crystallin family protein, protein MRREIEAFGDALVGRAGRLAGRAQERHPLPNDLLESDDAYLVVFDAPDVDIDDVQVRFAEGTVHVRIDRTREHREGFEMRFPGRGMTLDGHVDLPTGVTVDPAGASAKLTDTGVLRIEIPKVDDPDDGPVRIPTDEPVDEPDPIDPDEGTDDPDAYDPDGN, encoded by the coding sequence ATGAGGCGGGAGATCGAGGCGTTCGGCGACGCCCTCGTCGGTCGTGCGGGTCGCCTCGCGGGACGCGCCCAGGAACGCCATCCGTTGCCGAACGACCTGCTCGAAAGCGACGACGCCTACCTCGTCGTCTTCGACGCGCCGGACGTCGACATCGACGACGTCCAGGTCAGGTTCGCCGAGGGAACCGTCCACGTCCGTATCGACCGCACCCGCGAGCACCGCGAGGGCTTCGAGATGCGCTTTCCCGGTCGCGGGATGACCCTCGACGGCCACGTCGACCTCCCCACCGGCGTGACCGTCGATCCCGCCGGAGCCAGCGCCAAACTCACCGATACCGGGGTCCTCCGGATCGAGATCCCCAAGGTCGACGACCCAGACGACGGCCCGGTCCGGATCCCGACCGACGAACCCGTCGACGAACCGGACCCGATCGACCCCGACGAGGGAACCGACGACCCCGACGCCTACGATCCAGACGGGAACTGA